One region of Elusimicrobiota bacterium genomic DNA includes:
- a CDS encoding ribosome-binding factor A, which produces MFKREERLKELFLREVTAALRGVSGLNSTAGILTITGVDLTNEAKDLAVYYSVIGTPEQKERCERILTASIWDIRQTMKKRLRLRIIPNLVFKFDGTPEYAAHIEDLFSKIKSEEKKSDEPPSDENPRPGKTTEGA; this is translated from the coding sequence ATGTTTAAACGTGAGGAACGGCTTAAAGAGCTTTTTTTGCGCGAGGTCACGGCAGCACTCCGCGGCGTCAGCGGCCTGAACTCCACAGCGGGTATTCTTACCATAACCGGCGTGGACCTGACCAACGAGGCGAAAGACCTCGCGGTGTATTATTCAGTAATAGGCACGCCGGAGCAGAAGGAGCGCTGCGAGCGCATACTCACGGCCTCCATATGGGACATACGCCAGACTATGAAAAAAAGGCTGCGCCTGCGCATAATCCCAAATCTGGTTTTTAAGTTTGACGGGACGCCTGAGTACGCGGCCCACATTGAAGACCTGTTCAGTAAGATCAAGTCCGAAGAAAAAAAATCCGATGAACCCCCCTCTGATGAAAACCCCCGACCTGGAAAAACAACTGAAGGCGCTTGA
- the ribF gene encoding riboflavin biosynthesis protein RibF: MLKLLTIGTYDGVHRGHRKIILAALRDSGKLALKPAVVYFPYPPKFFFSKQTENCLITLPEERERLMKQAGAICVQPLSFTAKLSAMPAERFFSDILSGLLGAGGLIVGRDFALGRERRGNVDFLRKACVDAGLFFRAMTFVRHGRHKISSSLIRAFLHCGNVEEANVCLGWNYSVSGVVVRGAGLGRKLGFPTANIAAHPAKILPPGIFAAHVKLGAETFEAVLNVGRRPTVDTLGARMVLEAHILDFSKMIYGRKLEVVFLKHIRPERKFHSKESLIHHIQEDIVNARRFFAKLTKEKIAL; encoded by the coding sequence ATGTTGAAATTACTTACCATCGGCACTTATGACGGTGTGCACAGGGGGCACCGCAAAATAATTTTAGCCGCGCTCCGCGACAGCGGGAAGCTGGCTTTAAAGCCGGCCGTGGTTTATTTTCCCTACCCCCCGAAATTCTTTTTTTCAAAACAGACCGAGAACTGCCTTATAACTCTGCCGGAGGAACGTGAACGCCTAATGAAGCAGGCGGGCGCCATTTGTGTGCAGCCGCTGTCCTTTACCGCAAAGCTGTCCGCCATGCCGGCTGAGCGGTTTTTCTCGGATATTCTGTCGGGTTTACTGGGCGCTGGCGGGCTGATAGTGGGGCGAGATTTCGCCCTTGGGCGGGAGCGCAGGGGCAATGTGGATTTTTTAAGGAAGGCGTGCGTGGACGCGGGGCTTTTTTTCAGGGCTATGACGTTCGTGCGGCATGGAAGGCATAAGATTTCCTCCAGTCTCATCCGGGCTTTTCTGCACTGCGGCAATGTGGAGGAGGCCAATGTCTGCCTGGGGTGGAATTACAGTGTTTCGGGTGTTGTGGTGAGGGGCGCTGGGCTGGGGCGGAAGCTGGGGTTCCCGACGGCGAATATCGCGGCGCATCCGGCTAAGATTCTGCCGCCGGGGATATTTGCGGCGCATGTGAAGCTGGGCGCGGAGACTTTTGAGGCTGTGCTGAATGTGGGCAGGCGGCCGACGGTGGATACGCTGGGCGCTCGCATGGTGCTTGAAGCGCACATTCTCGATTTTTCAAAAATGATCTACGGCAGGAAACTCGAAGTGGTTTTTTTGAAGCACATCCGCCCGGAGCGGAAGTTCCATTCCAAAGAGTCCCTCATTCATCACATCCAAGAGGATATCGTAAACGCCCGCCGGTTCTTCGCAAAACTCACAAAAGAAAAAATTGCGCTATAA
- the truB gene encoding tRNA pseudouridine(55) synthase TruB translates to MPATPPPEFSGLLLFDKPKGITSHDAVDLLRCKLHFKQIGHGGTLDPMATGLLLLLVGPATKNQAALQGYSKIYSGVIKFGSQTDTWDAEGKVTAEAPFPALNEEAVRTAVAVLSGKITQQVPPFSAVRFQGRRLYAMARDKAVMPEIKRSAEIKWLSWALKGAELEFEIECSSGTYIRSIAHELGNALGVFGHLAALRRESIGQFKVSDSLTREAMLALSVPEIRARLIKSVEWIVDSVERE, encoded by the coding sequence ATGCCAGCCACCCCCCCTCCGGAATTTTCAGGTCTGCTCCTTTTTGACAAGCCTAAAGGCATTACTTCCCATGACGCCGTGGACCTGCTGCGGTGCAAGCTGCATTTTAAACAAATAGGGCACGGCGGTACGCTGGACCCCATGGCCACGGGGCTTTTGCTGCTGCTCGTGGGACCTGCCACCAAAAATCAGGCGGCCCTGCAGGGTTATTCAAAAATTTACAGCGGCGTTATAAAATTCGGTTCGCAGACCGACACCTGGGACGCCGAGGGCAAGGTTACGGCTGAAGCGCCGTTCCCCGCTTTAAACGAAGAGGCCGTCAGGACCGCCGTGGCCGTTCTCAGCGGGAAAATAACTCAGCAGGTCCCGCCTTTTTCGGCCGTGCGCTTTCAGGGCCGGCGCCTTTACGCCATGGCCCGCGACAAAGCGGTTATGCCGGAAATAAAGCGTTCCGCGGAAATTAAGTGGCTTTCCTGGGCGCTAAAAGGCGCGGAGCTTGAATTCGAGATAGAGTGCTCCAGCGGCACATATATACGCTCCATAGCGCACGAGCTTGGCAACGCGCTCGGAGTCTTCGGGCATCTGGCCGCTTTAAGGCGCGAGTCTATAGGACAGTTTAAGGTCTCTGATTCCCTTACCCGTGAGGCGATGCTCGCCTTAAGCGTGCCGGAAATCCGGGCGAGGCTGATAAAGAGTGTAGAGTGGATAGTAGATAGTGTAGAGCGGGAATAA
- a CDS encoding ORF6N domain-containing protein, translating to MPRPVRGRRVMIDNDLAALYGVKTKYINQQVNRNIERFPETFMFRLTPADKNELVANCNRFENLKHSSVMPRAFTEHGVAMLASFPRAPRPGFGG from the coding sequence ATACCCCGCCCAGTTCGCGGGCGAAGAGTGATGATAGATAACGACCTTGCGGCCCTTTATGGCGTCAAAACAAAATATATTAATCAGCAGGTAAATCGCAACATAGAACGCTTTCCTGAAACCTTTATGTTCCGGCTTACCCCGGCTGACAAGAATGAACTGGTTGCAAATTGCAACCGGTTTGAAAATTTGAAACACTCTTCCGTTATGCCAAGGGCTTTTACGGAACATGGTGTCGCCATGCTGGCAAGTTTCCCGCGCGCTCCAAGACCGGGTTTTGGCGGATAA
- a CDS encoding ribosome maturation factor RimP: MDKEKLEAAAAPILSESGFEITDFKLSRMNGKPLLQFFVDRLTESVAHAPAAGKGVTLDDCGILTEKIGAYLDMNNVIEGGYIIEVSSPGMDRVLRYEKDFKKFSGSKVKVKLKKPFDGARVYYGAIAGFENGRVLLSGDLKFSLEDIEEVRLNPDDEDILKGA; encoded by the coding sequence ATGGACAAAGAGAAACTGGAAGCTGCCGCCGCTCCGATACTTTCGGAGAGCGGTTTTGAGATAACTGATTTTAAATTATCCCGCATGAACGGCAAGCCTCTGCTGCAGTTTTTCGTTGACAGGTTGACGGAAAGCGTTGCCCACGCGCCTGCGGCAGGTAAGGGGGTTACCCTTGACGATTGCGGCATACTGACGGAAAAAATCGGGGCGTATCTGGACATGAACAACGTGATTGAAGGCGGCTATATTATTGAGGTTTCCTCTCCCGGCATGGACCGCGTGCTGCGGTATGAGAAAGATTTTAAAAAGTTTTCAGGCAGTAAGGTGAAAGTTAAGCTCAAAAAGCCGTTTGACGGCGCCAGGGTTTATTACGGCGCTATCGCCGGCTTTGAAAACGGGCGGGTTCTGCTGTCCGGTGATCTCAAATTCAGCCTTGAGGATATTGAAGAAGTCAGGCTTAACCCTGACGACGAGGATATTCTTAAGGGCGCCTAA
- a CDS encoding bifunctional oligoribonuclease/PAP phosphatase NrnA translates to MNPPLMKTPDLEKQLKALEAVIERSESFFMAGHLNPDGDTIGSMLAMASVLKRLGKKVYLFSQDPAPENLAFLPQLKSVKIARVPDKKFDAAILLECSSPERGGDIAAVLKRCGAVVNIDHHRTAELYGDVNIVEPSASSTAEIVYRLFYNMGVNITKREAVCLYTGIVTDTGRFHFPATSPRTLEAASRLLETGFNFSEINDLLYATRSCLSLKILGRALESLEITGAGKLAVMTLRNSDFKSFGASPQHAESVINHGMMVPGVKAAVLLREDPDKINVTFRSRGNVDVSAAAKVFGGGGHMHAAGCRFKAPLNVVRAKVLRLLLKML, encoded by the coding sequence ATGAACCCCCCTCTGATGAAAACCCCCGACCTGGAAAAACAACTGAAGGCGCTTGAGGCGGTAATAGAGCGCTCGGAAAGTTTTTTTATGGCCGGTCACCTGAATCCCGACGGCGACACCATAGGCAGCATGCTCGCTATGGCCTCGGTCTTAAAGCGCCTGGGCAAGAAGGTTTATCTGTTCTCCCAGGATCCGGCGCCCGAGAATCTGGCTTTCCTTCCGCAGCTTAAAAGCGTGAAAATAGCTCGTGTCCCCGATAAAAAGTTTGACGCGGCTATTCTGCTTGAATGTTCAAGCCCGGAGCGGGGAGGCGATATCGCGGCCGTTCTTAAGCGGTGCGGCGCCGTGGTAAACATCGATCATCACCGCACAGCGGAGTTGTACGGGGATGTGAATATTGTGGAACCCAGCGCTTCCTCAACGGCCGAGATAGTTTACCGGCTTTTCTACAATATGGGCGTTAATATAACCAAACGCGAAGCCGTCTGCTTATATACAGGCATTGTCACCGACACCGGGCGGTTCCATTTTCCGGCCACCAGTCCGCGCACTTTGGAAGCCGCCTCGCGGCTCCTCGAAACCGGTTTTAATTTTTCGGAAATAAACGATCTTCTTTACGCCACGCGCAGCTGTCTTTCTCTTAAGATCCTCGGCCGGGCTCTTGAAAGCCTGGAAATAACAGGCGCGGGAAAGCTGGCTGTGATGACGCTCAGGAATAGCGATTTTAAGTCTTTTGGAGCTTCCCCCCAGCACGCCGAAAGCGTCATTAACCATGGTATGATGGTGCCCGGCGTTAAGGCTGCCGTGCTGTTGCGCGAGGACCCTGATAAAATAAACGTGACTTTCCGTTCGCGCGGAAATGTCGATGTGAGCGCGGCGGCTAAGGTTTTCGGCGGCGGCGGCCACATGCATGCCGCCGGCTGCCGGTTTAAAGCGCCCCTGAACGTTGTGCGCGCAAAAGTGCTGCGGCTGCTGCTTAAGATGCTATAA
- the infB gene encoding translation initiation factor IF-2 encodes MSPKKTKNDENLSEDKKAGTVPAAEGSAPKKAKKTAAVKADEKKPAAKKITAHPPKAKAAEAVGASDPVSKVKKTRKIKASAPAVTTEKTVKPAVPAAPAHTAHKPETPIHPASVKTPAPHVVHPAPKPVPAASPAHSAAHPAAPAAKPHVPAHVKPAAPAAHPPVKTAAPVSPAVKTPVTPPQPLKAPVVPVRPAAQPPKPAPAAPPAAVVPPPPPPPAPLLKLKVSTQLIVRELAEKLNVKTTDLIKKLMGMGVFATINQRLDPDAAALIAADYGYDLEIVPMFGDEQVEEKEEKEKPENLKPRAPIITIMGHVDHGKTTLLDALRESNIVDSEAGQITQHIGAYTVKTPKGLITVLDTPGHEAFTAMRAHGAKITDIVVLVVSAVDGVQPQTLEAINHAKAGNVPIIVAINKIDLPNANSQQIRQQLANHGLNPEEWGGQTAMVEISAKKRLNLDKLLDTVSIQAELMELKANPDKPGHGIVIESELDSKKGVLATIINVGGTIKVGDAFVVGTMYGKVRALLNDRGERLDAIYPSMPAELLGISGGVPHAGDVLKVMESEKEARHMAEKRKLYHREDALIHQKHVSLLSLKSDVENKTLKILNVILKTDVFGSMQAIKDSLEKLSTSEVAIHLLHSNMGNITESDVLLAKASDAVIFGFHVDADASVKEAARTAGVEIRSYKIIYDLIEDVKAAMSGMLAPEIIETVTGRAEIQQIFDLSSGKVAGSLVREGKLVRNQSVRLMRGKAIAGSGKISGLKRFKEDVREVDKGLECGILIEGFKDFQAGDIVEAITKEEKTRRITNS; translated from the coding sequence ATGAGCCCAAAGAAAACAAAGAATGATGAAAATTTGAGTGAAGACAAAAAGGCCGGAACTGTGCCCGCGGCCGAAGGCAGCGCGCCTAAAAAGGCTAAAAAAACCGCTGCTGTCAAAGCCGATGAGAAAAAGCCTGCCGCGAAAAAAATTACCGCGCATCCCCCAAAAGCGAAGGCTGCAGAGGCTGTGGGTGCGTCCGATCCGGTCTCCAAGGTGAAAAAAACCAGGAAAATAAAAGCTTCCGCCCCGGCTGTAACCACGGAGAAAACCGTAAAGCCGGCCGTCCCGGCCGCTCCGGCCCATACGGCTCACAAGCCGGAAACCCCGATCCATCCGGCCTCTGTTAAAACACCGGCCCCGCATGTCGTCCACCCCGCGCCAAAGCCGGTTCCGGCAGCGTCTCCCGCTCACAGTGCCGCTCATCCGGCTGCTCCGGCTGCCAAGCCCCATGTGCCGGCCCATGTTAAACCCGCGGCCCCGGCGGCTCACCCGCCCGTAAAAACGGCCGCTCCGGTTTCTCCCGCGGTAAAGACTCCAGTTACACCGCCCCAGCCGCTGAAAGCGCCTGTAGTTCCCGTTCGTCCGGCGGCACAGCCGCCAAAGCCCGCTCCGGCCGCGCCGCCGGCCGCCGTCGTTCCCCCTCCGCCGCCCCCTCCCGCGCCGCTGCTCAAATTGAAAGTGTCCACTCAGCTTATAGTGCGCGAACTTGCCGAAAAGCTGAATGTGAAGACTACCGATCTGATAAAAAAACTCATGGGCATGGGCGTATTTGCCACCATCAACCAGCGCCTTGACCCCGACGCGGCCGCGCTTATCGCCGCCGATTACGGCTACGACCTTGAAATAGTGCCTATGTTCGGCGATGAGCAGGTGGAAGAAAAGGAAGAAAAGGAAAAGCCTGAAAATCTTAAACCCAGGGCCCCCATAATCACTATAATGGGCCATGTGGACCACGGTAAAACCACGCTTCTGGACGCGCTCCGCGAGTCCAATATCGTGGATTCCGAAGCCGGACAGATAACCCAGCACATAGGCGCCTACACGGTAAAGACCCCAAAGGGTCTTATAACCGTGCTTGATACTCCGGGCCACGAGGCTTTTACGGCCATGCGCGCCCACGGCGCGAAGATCACTGACATTGTGGTGCTGGTGGTTTCCGCCGTGGACGGTGTGCAGCCGCAGACGCTTGAGGCTATAAACCACGCCAAGGCCGGCAATGTGCCCATAATAGTTGCCATAAATAAGATAGATTTGCCGAATGCCAATTCCCAGCAGATAAGACAGCAGCTGGCGAACCACGGCCTTAACCCCGAAGAATGGGGCGGACAGACCGCCATGGTCGAGATTTCAGCCAAGAAGCGCCTTAACCTGGATAAGCTGCTCGATACGGTTTCCATACAGGCCGAACTTATGGAACTTAAGGCCAACCCCGATAAACCCGGCCACGGCATAGTTATTGAGTCCGAGCTGGACTCCAAAAAAGGCGTGCTTGCCACCATTATAAATGTGGGCGGCACTATAAAAGTCGGGGATGCCTTTGTGGTGGGAACCATGTACGGCAAAGTGCGCGCCCTCTTGAACGACAGGGGAGAGCGCCTGGACGCCATATATCCCAGCATGCCGGCGGAACTGCTGGGTATAAGCGGCGGAGTGCCGCACGCGGGGGATGTATTGAAGGTGATGGAGTCCGAGAAAGAAGCCCGGCATATGGCGGAAAAACGCAAATTGTACCACCGCGAAGACGCGCTTATACACCAGAAGCATGTCAGTTTGCTCTCGTTGAAGTCGGATGTCGAAAACAAGACCCTGAAAATACTGAATGTCATCCTGAAAACGGATGTGTTCGGCTCAATGCAGGCCATAAAGGACTCGCTTGAAAAACTGAGCACGTCGGAAGTAGCCATACACCTGCTGCATTCCAACATGGGCAACATTACGGAATCGGATGTTCTTCTTGCCAAGGCTTCGGACGCGGTGATATTCGGTTTCCATGTTGACGCTGACGCGTCGGTTAAGGAAGCGGCGAGAACGGCCGGCGTGGAAATAAGGTCCTATAAGATAATCTACGACCTTATAGAGGACGTAAAGGCGGCCATGAGCGGCATGCTTGCGCCTGAAATCATTGAAACGGTTACGGGCCGCGCCGAGATACAGCAGATATTCGACCTCAGTTCCGGCAAGGTGGCCGGGTCGCTGGTGCGCGAAGGCAAGCTCGTGCGCAATCAAAGCGTGCGTCTCATGCGCGGCAAGGCAATAGCCGGCTCCGGTAAAATTTCCGGGCTCAAGCGCTTCAAAGAAGATGTGCGCGAAGTGGACAAAGGCCTTGAGTGCGGCATTTTGATAGAAGGTTTCAAAGACTTCCAGGCCGGAGACATTGTCGAGGCTATTACAAAAGAAGAGAAAACGAGAAGAATAACGAATAGTTGA
- a CDS encoding response regulator transcription factor — MPFIKSLNFLAISDNPAFIGLLQDCAREGGYILDTVKTGAQGFKAIIAHRPDLLLLDTAVPDIGALSWLGILREMREGKDLPVIVAGENPGHEEIAGFFELGADDCVVSRHCDPREFSARIRATLRRHKARADQDIAVLALGPVELDPACHRCFVKGKEVVLRPREFELLEMLMCKAGRVLSRPYLLECVWGMDSSASTRAVDVTISRLRKALGEKAAGWIESVEKFGYRFSDPGKITR; from the coding sequence ATGCCGTTTATAAAAAGTCTGAACTTTCTCGCGATATCCGACAATCCGGCTTTTATCGGGCTGCTGCAGGATTGCGCCAGGGAGGGAGGCTATATTCTGGACACGGTCAAAACCGGGGCTCAGGGGTTTAAAGCGATAATCGCGCATAGGCCGGATTTGCTATTGCTGGATACCGCCGTTCCGGATATAGGCGCCTTGTCCTGGCTTGGAATTCTCCGTGAAATGCGCGAGGGGAAGGATCTCCCGGTAATCGTCGCCGGAGAAAATCCGGGGCACGAGGAAATAGCCGGGTTCTTTGAATTGGGCGCCGACGACTGCGTGGTTTCCAGGCATTGTGATCCTCGTGAATTTTCCGCCAGGATACGCGCCACGCTGCGCCGACATAAGGCGCGCGCCGACCAGGACATAGCCGTTCTGGCTTTGGGGCCCGTAGAGCTGGACCCGGCATGTCACAGATGTTTCGTTAAAGGCAAAGAAGTGGTTCTCAGGCCCCGTGAATTTGAACTGCTGGAAATGCTGATGTGTAAAGCCGGCCGCGTGCTCAGCAGGCCGTATCTGCTTGAGTGCGTCTGGGGAATGGACAGCTCCGCCAGCACGCGCGCTGTGGACGTCACCATCAGCCGGCTGCGTAAAGCGCTGGGCGAAAAAGCGGCCGGCTGGATAGAATCCGTGGAAAAATTCGGTTACAGATTTTCCGACCCGGGCAAGATCACACGGTAA
- the hydA gene encoding dihydropyrimidinase, producing MSFDLIIKGGKAVIKNRAELCDIFVKNGKIARIKKPSKNAIPAGRIIDARGLLVLPGIIDAHAHFRLRLGPGRYTADDFITGSAAAACGGVTTFIDYTGQGPGENLVKGLNDRIKGAAGRAYSDFSFHCMLTGWDKLKKPAAQMAAVVKAGVPTFKMFTAYGARGLMAGDAALFSALETAKKLGALICVHAENGPIIDLLTERYAGTKGIKALPLSHPAFTETEAVGRVSVLAAAASAPVYFVHLSAGGSANIVKAARAAGLSVMGETCPQYLVLNDLLFKGKNGHLYSCCPPLRTKADNAALWRAAAAGELQVIATDNCTFTRAQKNAWGGDIRKLPMGLPGSQTLLAAVYTFGVKAGKIKIERLVEMLCENPARITGLYPRKGVISPGSDADFAIIDPKAGRKADWRTMSHNTDYSPWQGMKLYGFPKYTILRGKVIAQDGKLTTPKTPTGKFQRRMKPEIV from the coding sequence ATGAGTTTTGACCTTATAATAAAGGGCGGCAAAGCGGTTATAAAAAACCGCGCGGAGCTTTGCGATATTTTCGTTAAAAACGGAAAAATCGCCCGGATAAAAAAACCATCAAAAAATGCCATTCCGGCTGGCCGCATCATTGACGCGCGCGGCTTGCTGGTCCTACCCGGCATTATAGACGCGCACGCCCACTTCCGCCTGCGCCTTGGTCCCGGGCGTTATACCGCGGACGATTTCATCACTGGTTCCGCCGCCGCCGCCTGCGGGGGGGTGACCACTTTTATTGATTACACCGGACAGGGGCCGGGTGAAAACCTGGTCAAAGGCCTGAACGACCGGATTAAAGGGGCAGCCGGCCGTGCTTATAGCGATTTTTCCTTCCATTGCATGCTAACCGGCTGGGATAAGCTTAAAAAACCTGCCGCGCAAATGGCAGCCGTTGTCAAAGCCGGAGTGCCCACATTTAAGATGTTCACCGCCTATGGCGCGCGCGGCCTTATGGCGGGAGATGCGGCTCTTTTTTCCGCTCTGGAAACCGCCAAAAAGCTGGGCGCGCTTATCTGCGTACACGCTGAAAACGGCCCGATCATAGACCTGCTCACCGAAAGATACGCCGGCACGAAAGGCATAAAAGCCCTGCCATTGTCGCATCCCGCTTTTACTGAAACCGAGGCTGTGGGCCGGGTTTCAGTGCTGGCCGCCGCCGCGAGCGCGCCTGTATATTTTGTGCATCTTTCCGCCGGCGGCTCGGCCAACATAGTCAAGGCGGCCCGTGCGGCGGGCCTCAGTGTGATGGGGGAAACCTGCCCGCAATATCTGGTCTTGAACGACCTCCTCTTTAAGGGCAAAAACGGCCATCTTTATTCCTGCTGTCCGCCGCTGAGGACCAAAGCGGACAACGCGGCGCTCTGGCGCGCCGCTGCGGCGGGGGAACTTCAGGTAATAGCCACCGACAACTGTACCTTCACCCGCGCCCAGAAGAACGCCTGGGGGGGAGACATAAGAAAGCTCCCTATGGGGCTGCCGGGGTCGCAGACGCTCTTGGCGGCGGTTTATACATTTGGGGTGAAGGCAGGCAAAATCAAGATTGAAAGGTTGGTTGAAATGCTTTGCGAGAACCCGGCAAGGATTACGGGGCTTTACCCGCGCAAGGGAGTTATAAGCCCGGGCTCGGACGCTGATTTCGCGATAATAGATCCGAAAGCCGGCCGCAAGGCGGACTGGCGGACCATGAGCCACAACACGGATTATTCTCCCTGGCAGGGCATGAAGCTCTACGGTTTCCCGAAATACACGATTTTAAGGGGCAAAGTAATAGCCCAGGACGGCAAGCTCACCACCCCCAAAACCCCCACCGGTAAATTCCAGCGCCGAATGAAACCCGAAATAGTATAG
- the nusA gene encoding transcription termination factor NusA has product MNKEKAFKGKSELIVALEQLEREKNIQREDVFKTITDALVSALRKYFGKTAQITATIDPETAEMKGFLVKKVVEQVFTPELEITLEEALKKDPKAKLADDLNIEVSIQDFSRIAAQTAKQVLIQKIREIEKVKIYDEFKPREGEIVTGLVHHLAGRDIFVDLGKTEAILPYGEQIRREHYTMSQRVRAIIHRVDKENKGLQIVLSRASNAFLKGLFEAEIPEIAEKVIEIVDIVRDPGFRAKVLVRSNSTKVDPVGACVGIRGSRIRVIMSELSNEKIDLIPYIEDSMMLLAKAFAPATVTSVKVLDKENKKALVIVPDDQLAIAIGREGQNIRLVSRLTGWQLEVKSEGQKIEEVKKTTEASTQDLLQIEGIGPKVADTLVKVGMNDIRKLSTLSVENLTSFEGIGEKTAQKIISGAQQFIEEHPDYGNPQAAPKAAVEAVVAEAVQDQPAEDLEKKEVQNEPKENKE; this is encoded by the coding sequence ATGAACAAGGAAAAAGCGTTTAAAGGTAAAAGCGAACTGATAGTGGCTTTGGAGCAGCTGGAAAGGGAGAAAAATATCCAGCGTGAGGATGTTTTTAAAACGATCACGGACGCTCTGGTTTCGGCGCTCAGGAAATATTTCGGCAAGACCGCCCAGATTACCGCGACAATAGATCCGGAAACGGCCGAGATGAAAGGCTTTTTGGTCAAGAAAGTGGTGGAGCAGGTGTTTACGCCTGAGCTTGAGATCACTTTGGAAGAGGCGCTGAAGAAAGACCCCAAGGCCAAACTCGCAGATGACCTGAATATCGAAGTGAGCATACAGGATTTTTCCCGCATAGCGGCCCAGACCGCCAAGCAGGTGTTGATACAGAAAATACGGGAAATCGAGAAAGTGAAAATTTACGATGAATTTAAGCCGCGCGAAGGCGAAATAGTGACCGGGCTGGTGCACCACCTGGCGGGGCGCGATATTTTCGTCGACCTGGGTAAAACCGAGGCCATACTGCCCTATGGGGAACAGATACGCAGGGAACATTACACAATGAGCCAGCGCGTGCGCGCCATCATCCATCGCGTGGACAAGGAAAACAAGGGGCTTCAGATAGTGCTTTCCCGCGCTTCCAACGCGTTCCTTAAAGGCCTTTTTGAAGCGGAAATACCCGAAATAGCCGAGAAAGTCATAGAGATAGTCGACATTGTGCGCGACCCGGGTTTCAGGGCCAAGGTGCTGGTAAGAAGCAATTCCACCAAGGTAGACCCCGTGGGCGCCTGCGTGGGGATAAGAGGCTCGCGTATCCGCGTGATAATGAGCGAACTTAGCAATGAAAAAATCGACCTTATCCCCTACATTGAGGATTCCATGATGCTGCTTGCCAAGGCTTTCGCGCCCGCCACCGTAACTTCGGTGAAGGTTCTGGATAAAGAAAATAAGAAAGCCCTGGTTATAGTGCCGGACGACCAGCTTGCTATAGCCATAGGCCGCGAAGGGCAGAATATCCGCCTGGTGTCACGTCTGACCGGCTGGCAGTTGGAAGTGAAGTCCGAAGGCCAGAAGATAGAGGAAGTAAAGAAAACCACCGAGGCTTCCACGCAGGACCTGCTGCAAATTGAGGGCATAGGTCCCAAAGTGGCCGACACGCTTGTGAAAGTGGGGATGAACGACATACGGAAACTCTCCACTTTGAGCGTTGAAAACCTGACCTCCTTTGAAGGGATCGGAGAAAAAACCGCCCAGAAAATAATAAGCGGAGCGCAGCAATTTATTGAAGAACATCCGGACTACGGAAATCCCCAGGCTGCCCCCAAGGCCGCGGTTGAAGCTGTTGTTGCGGAAGCGGTCCAAGACCAGCCGGCAGAAGATTTAGAGAAAAAAGAGGTGCAAAATGAGCCCAAAGAAAACAAAGAATGA
- a CDS encoding response regulator produces the protein MYRILSVEDDPIMQKVLEAALVSAGYEFFSSLDGRSAMPMALSKKPDLILLDVNLPDITGIEVCRALKTEPKTRHIPVVMLTGEAREVAARVKGLDVGAEDYMFKPISPRVLLARIGSILKQLAKPAQH, from the coding sequence ATGTACCGCATATTATCAGTAGAAGATGACCCGATAATGCAGAAAGTTCTTGAAGCCGCGCTGGTTTCGGCGGGATACGAATTCTTTTCCAGCCTGGACGGCCGGAGCGCCATGCCGATGGCTCTGTCCAAGAAGCCGGATTTGATCCTGCTGGATGTTAATCTGCCGGATATCACAGGGATCGAGGTTTGCCGGGCGCTTAAGACCGAGCCTAAAACCCGCCATATTCCGGTGGTGATGCTCACCGGCGAAGCCCGCGAAGTTGCGGCGCGGGTGAAAGGCCTGGATGTGGGGGCTGAAGATTACATGTTCAAGCCCATAAGCCCCCGCGTGCTTCTGGCCCGGATAGGTTCGATACTTAAACAACTTGCCA